A stretch of Rhea pennata isolate bPtePen1 chromosome 18, bPtePen1.pri, whole genome shotgun sequence DNA encodes these proteins:
- the NACC2 gene encoding nucleus accumbens-associated protein 2: MSQMLHIEIPNFGNTVLGCLNEQRLLGLYCDVSIVVKGQAFKAHRAVLAASSLYFRDLFSGNSKNAFELPGTVPPACFQQILSFCYTGKLTMAASEQLVVMYTAGFLQIQHIVEKGTDLMFKVSSPHCDSQTAMIEDPSSEPQSPCTQLQAASAPYVMSPSMPIPLLTRVKHESLELQATAGLPAKRPLEAGARDAAGGPGPAAGPLKLSRVSYYGVPNLATLLPTVQQVQYSQGERTSPGASSLPTTDSPTSYHNEEDEEDDEAYDTMVEEQYGQMYIKSSGGYSVAQEKPEQIPLENRSCVLIRRDLVALPASLISQIGYRCHPKLYSEGDPGEKLELVAGSGVYITRGQLMNCHLCAGVKHKVLLRRLLATFFDRNTLANSCGTGIRSSTSDPSRKPLDSRVLNAVKLYCQNFAPSFKESEMNVIAADMCTNARRVRKRWLPKIKSMLPEGMEMYRTVMGSSTNSVPLDPEFQPNTAQVFEQRIYAERRSESGTIVALRTNTVNVDLSNGSNQSFEQSEDAEGAGSVIQEAAATDAMASDTQSTPQPFEQGSGSTSRPETPVRRQDGTYGGTL; the protein is encoded by the exons ATGTCGCAGATGTTGCACATAGAGATACCCAACTTCGGGAACACCGTCTTGGGCTGCCTCAACGAGCAGCGCCTGCTGGGGCTCTACTGCGACGTCTCCATCGTGGTCAAGGGCCAGGCCTTCAAGGCGCACCGGGCGGTGCTGGCCGCCAGCAGCCTCTACTTCCGAGACTTGTTCAGCGGCAACAGCAAAAATGCCTTCGAGCTGCCGGGGACCGTGCCGCCGGCGTGCTTCCAGCAGATCCTCTCCTTCTGCTACACCGGGAAGCTCACCATGGCGGCGAGCGAGCAGCTGGTGGTGATGTACACCGCCGGCTTCCTGCAGATCCAGCACATCGTGGAGAAGGGGACGGACCTGATGTTCAAAGTGAGCTCCCCGCACTGTGACTCGCAAACGGCCATGATCGAAGACCCCAGCTCGGAGCCGCAGAGCCCCTGCACCCAGCTGCAGGCCGCCTCGGCGCCCTACGTCATGTCCCCCTCCATGCCCATCCCGCTCCTGACCCGCGTGAAGCACGAGAGCCTCGAGCTGCAGGCCACCGCCGGCCTCCCCGCCAAGCGGCCGCTGGAGGCCGGCGCCCGGGacgccgccggcggccccggccccgccgccggcccgctcAAGCTCTCGCGCGTCTCCTACTACGGCGTGCCCAACCTGGCCACCCTGCTGCCCACCGTGCAGCAGGTGCAGTACTCGCAGGGCGAGCGCACCAGCCCCGGCGCCAGCAGCCTCCCCACCACCGACAGCCCCACCTCCTACCACAacgaggaggacgaggaggacgACGAAGCCTACGACACCATGGTGGAGGAGCAGTACGGGCAGATGTACATCAAGTCCTCGGGAGGATACTCCG ttGCTCAAGAAAAGCCGGAGCAGATTCCACTAGAGAATCGTTCCTGCGTCCTCATACGACGGGATCTAGTCGCTCTCCCGGCCAGTCTCATCAGTCAGATCGGATATCGTTGTCACCCCAAGCTCTACTCGGAGGGAGATCCTGGAGAAAAGCTTGAGCTCGTCGCAG GTTCGGGCGTTTACATCACTCGGGGGCAGCTGATGAATTGCCACCTGTGTGCTGGGGTCAAGCATAAGGTTCTTCTGAGACGTCTTCTGGCCACTTTCTTTGATCG GAACACGCTGGCCAACAGCTGCGGGACTGGCATCCGGTCGTCCACGAGCGACCCGAGCCGGAAGCCCCTGGACAGCAGGGTCCTCAACGCCGTGAAAC TGTATTGTCAGAATTTTGCCCCAAGCTTTAAGGAAAGCGAGATGAATGTTATAGCAGCCGACATGTGCACCAACGCCCGCCGAGTCCGCAAGCGCTGGCTTCCGAAGATTAAGTCCATGCTGCCGGAAGGGATGGAGATGTACCGCACGGTCATGGGCTCCAGCACAAACAGTGTCCCCCTGGATCCCGAGTTCCAGCCCAACACTGCTCAGGTCTTTGAGCAGCGCATCTATGCAGAACGGAGGAGCGAGTCAGGAACTATAGTAGCTCTGAGAACTAACACGGTAAACGTGGATCTAAGCAACGGCTCCAACCAGTCCTTTGAACAGAGTGAGGATGCCGAAGGGGCTGGCTCTGTTATACAGGAGGCAGCCGCCACGGATGCGATGGCGTCGGATACCCAAAGCACTCCACAACCTTTCGAACAAGGTTCGGGCTCCACTAGCCGGCCGGAAACTCCAGTGAGAAGACAAGATGGTACTTACGGAGGGACTTTATAA